The Balneola vulgaris DSM 17893 region ACCCGGTGTATCCAGTAGGTTATACTTGATCCCATCCTTCTCAAATCGCATTACTGATGAAGTAACAGAAATCCCTCTTTCCTTCTCAATTGCCATCCAATCGGATGCCGCATGATGGGATGCTTTACGTGCACGAACAGAACCTGCTTCGTGAATCGCTCCACCATAAAGCAATAGCTTCTCAGTAAGAGTAGTTTTACCCGCATCGGGGTGAGAAATAATGGCAAAGGTTCTTCTTCGCTTTGCTTCTTTTACAATGGGTGAATCGGCTGAGGCCGTAGCTGACATAGTCTATTCTTTTTAAATTCAGACTTTGAAAATACGGTTTACTAAGCTTTATTACATACATTCATTTCCGAACTCCTTCGAATGAAATTCAATCAAAAGGTCATGAGAATATTCGTTCTACTCCTACCATTATTATTCCTGAGCATCTCATCCCAAGCTCAGGTTATCGACGACAGTGCTTTAGAAGATCTTCAGAATAAAGGTATTCGTTTTGTGGAAGGTAAGTTTGTGGCGTATTTAGCTGATACCGTGAGCCCGGATTTTACTGCAAAAGCTTTCGCTGAGCTCGATATTCAAATCCTTGAATTAGACATCGAGCCGTTGGTCATCCGTTTAGTGAATAACCCCTCCGATTCTACGCTTCGTACTCTTCATGCTCATCCAAGTGCAACGGTGTACATGCCCAAGACTAAAAATGGGGTGAGTGAGTATTTCGAAACAATTAGCAACCTTGAGGCTTTAATTAAAGAGCAACAAGACAACATCAGGAGTATTGATTCAAATCATGTTGCTTCAATATTTATTGAATTCGACTATTCGATCAACCAATCAAAGCTTCGTAAGTTTCTACGGGCATTTGATGATCTCGCTTATGTGATCTATCGTAACAATCCACGTACGGTTACCTTGAAAGCAGAAGCCGGTAATGAGTTTGAACTCATGGATAAAGTACAGCAGTTGCCTTTTGTGGAATCCACCACTTTAATTGGCCAAATTGATTATTGAAATGATGTAAGTCGTACTTCTGTTAAACGTATAAACGCAATTTAATCAGGAGATTAACATGTCAGATCAAAAAGCACCCGTCAATAACAGTCCTTTTACCTCTGAAGAACTTGAACACTTTAAATCAGCCTTACTCGACGAACAGAAAAAGGCCGATGAACAGATTCAAGAGTTAGAGCAATCTTTGGAGGATCTGGAAAGCAATTTGAGCGACAACACATCCTCTTCAGCCCACCATCAGGGAAATTTGGGGTCTAATGAAGAACAACGAGAAACCAAATACACTCTTATCGAAAAACAGAAAGCAAAGCTAGAGAAAATCACAGTTGCTCTAGACCGCATGGCTGCTGGTAATTATGGGATTTGTGTTGTAACTGGAAATCAAATCCAAAAAGAACGTTTAGAAGCTATGCCATGGGCAATCCATAGTATAGATGCCATGCAAAGCGATTCAAACCAAGAGGAAAAACCCCCTTTACACGTAGAAGAAACTTCAAATTAAGTGGCTAGAACTTAGGCTTCCTCAATCCAAATAATTCAGTATACTCGACTGGTTACGAAATTAATAATGCCTTACTGAGTATAGAATGCCTTTTGAAAATCTGGATTATGTAGTAATTGCAGGGTACGTAGTACTTTTAATTGTAGTGGCTTGGATTGCCAAAAAACGAGGGCAGCAGTCGCTCGACGATTACTTTGCTGGTGGCAAAGACCTGCCATGGTGGTTAGTAGGGGTTTCTATGGTAGCTACTACTTTTGCCGCCGATACCCCATTAGCCATTACCGGATTAGTAGCCTCACAAGGGGTTGCTGGTAACTGGTTTTGGTGGAGCTGGATGATATCGGGGGTTATCACGGTTTTTATTTACGCTAAACTCTGGAAGCGAGCGGATGTACTCACCGATTGTGAATTTATTGAGCTTCGCTATGGCGGCAAACCTGCTAGTTTTTTAAGAGGATTTAGAGCGCTTTACTTCGCCTTTCCATTCAACTGTGTGATTATGGGTTGGGTTACGGTAGGAATGGCCAAAGTGATGTCTGTTATTACTGGCGCCGATCAATGGCAGATTATTTTGATTTTGTATGCAATGACGGCCATCTATATTGCTATATCGGGACTATGGGGAGTGGTTGTAACCGATTTTATTCAGTTTTTCATTGCCATGATAGGCTCCATCGCCCTTGCCTTTTTCGCCGTTGATCATGTAGGTGGCTTAGATGCCTTACAAACACAGCTCACGGCTATTTCAGATTTTGATATTCTAAGCTTAAACCCATTTACCAACCCTAAAATAATGTTGACAACTGCGTTAATATGGGTGGGGATGGCTTGGTGGGCGGCATGGTATCCCGGTGCGGAACCTGGAGGTGGTGGCTACATCGCACAGCGTATGTTCTCAGCTAAAGACGAACGCAACGCTGTTGGCGGTACTTTACTGTTTAATATTGCGAACTATGCCATTCGTCCATGGCCGTGGATTTTAGTAGCTCTCGTCTCGTTAGTGGTATTCCCAGAGCTAACCGACAAAGAAGCCGGCTACCCAATGATGATGGCTGAAGTGCTTCCCGTTGGCTGGTTCGGACTGTTATGCGTAGCATTTTTATCCGCATTTGTCTCTACTATATCTACTCAACTAAACTGGGGAACGAGCTACGTAATCAATGATTTCTATGCGCGATTCATCAAAAAAGAAGAAGAATTTGAATCCAGAGAAAAAGCTCAGAAGCACTATGTGTTTATCTCAAGACTTGCCACTATTGCTATGGCAGGAATTGCCATTGTTGTATCGTACTACTTCGATTCTGTGAAAGGTGGATGGGAGTTTATTCTCTCATTAAGTGCAGGTATTGGCGGGGTGATGCTATTGCGTTGGTTCTGGTGGAGAATCAATGCATGGAGTGAAATCACGGCTATGATTGTGGCTTTTATAGGGGCCCTCATTGCCAAGTATTTTGAATTTGGCTTCGAAAATGGAATGATCTTCACGACCTCTATTTCCACAATTGCTTGGCTCATCGCTACCTTTGTGACTAAACCCGAAAGTGATGAGACGTTGACGGCCTTTTTTGCTCAAGTTCGTCCTATGGGTAAAGGATGGAAACCTTTTTCGAATGGTATCATCTCGCATGATAGTTTAAAACCTGCCTTAATTAATGTGGTAATCTCATTAATGAGCATTTTATTCTTCCTATATGGTATGGGTGAAATCTTTTTCGGTGATTGGATCGCAGGTGTCTGTTTTATCATTGGCGGTAGTATTGCAGTGTGGAAAGTAGCACGTAGCGTTTAATCCGGTTGGTGGAGTGAATCCCTTGTTCCCTGCCTTTGTCATATAGCCCGGTGGGGGATATTTATAGATGGGTGTTGGGAAAGTGAATGAAATTACCTCGCTATTAGCGAAGCTGGAGCTTCAAGAATGCGTTCCCAACGGGGACGTTGGGAACGAGGACAATCGG contains the following coding sequences:
- a CDS encoding TraR/DksA family transcriptional regulator — protein: MSDQKAPVNNSPFTSEELEHFKSALLDEQKKADEQIQELEQSLEDLESNLSDNTSSSAHHQGNLGSNEEQRETKYTLIEKQKAKLEKITVALDRMAAGNYGICVVTGNQIQKERLEAMPWAIHSIDAMQSDSNQEEKPPLHVEETSN
- a CDS encoding sodium:solute symporter family protein, which translates into the protein MPFENLDYVVIAGYVVLLIVVAWIAKKRGQQSLDDYFAGGKDLPWWLVGVSMVATTFAADTPLAITGLVASQGVAGNWFWWSWMISGVITVFIYAKLWKRADVLTDCEFIELRYGGKPASFLRGFRALYFAFPFNCVIMGWVTVGMAKVMSVITGADQWQIILILYAMTAIYIAISGLWGVVVTDFIQFFIAMIGSIALAFFAVDHVGGLDALQTQLTAISDFDILSLNPFTNPKIMLTTALIWVGMAWWAAWYPGAEPGGGGYIAQRMFSAKDERNAVGGTLLFNIANYAIRPWPWILVALVSLVVFPELTDKEAGYPMMMAEVLPVGWFGLLCVAFLSAFVSTISTQLNWGTSYVINDFYARFIKKEEEFESREKAQKHYVFISRLATIAMAGIAIVVSYYFDSVKGGWEFILSLSAGIGGVMLLRWFWWRINAWSEITAMIVAFIGALIAKYFEFGFENGMIFTTSISTIAWLIATFVTKPESDETLTAFFAQVRPMGKGWKPFSNGIISHDSLKPALINVVISLMSILFFLYGMGEIFFGDWIAGVCFIIGGSIAVWKVARSV